In the genome of Synechococcus sp. CB0101, the window CAACCCGTTCATGCGCGAGTGGCTAGCGCCGATGGGGATGCGCGGCGCGATCAAGGTGTCGAATGTGCCGCTGTATCAGGAGCTGGCCCGGCGGATTGGGTTGCAGCGCATGCAAATCGCCCTGCAGCAGTTGCGCTATGGCAATGAGCAGATCGGTGATGACGTCACCACCTTCTGGCTGCGCGGGCCGCTGGCGATCAGTGCCCTTGAGCAAATGCAGTTCCTCCTGGGCCTGGCCAAACGCACGTTGCCGTTCCCTGTGGTCGCCCAGCAGCAGGTGGCTGAGATCACGCGCATCGATGGCGCCCCTGGCTGGAGCCTTCATGCCAAGACCGGTTGGCAGAACGCTCCTGGCGCTGGTGTGGGCTGGTGGGTGGGTTGGGTGCAGCGAGGGGATGAGGTCACGCCTTTTGCACTCAACATCGCGATGAAAGGTAGTGCCGATGCCCCCAAGCGTGAGCAATTAGGTCGGCGCAGCTTGCAGCTGTTGGGAGTGTTGCCTGTTGATGATCAGAAGGCGGCACGTTGATCCAATTCCTGCCCGCTTGTGTGCCTGGTTCTCTCAGTGCTGACCCAGGCTCTTGAGGAGTGTGTCTACGGAACCTGGGGCTGTGTCTCGGTCAGGGATGCTTAGCCCGTTTCTGCAGACGGTGGTTGCGTACCCACTGGGTTGATGGGACTGGCAATGTCGCGACAAGCACGCACAGAGTGGCTTTCTTCTGAATTCCTGCGGAATCTCTTGAACCCGAAGATCATCCGTAGATTTCGTTGCATTCGGGTCGGAATCCAGGACAGTGTGAACGCAACTGGCGAGATGCTGCACCCTGGTGATCGTGATTCAAAGCCGCGCAAGTGGTGAACTCGTCTGGCGTGATGAAGTTTTGAGGACTAACCACTTCAAGGCTTACATGACGGCCAAGGCGAAAGCTCGGCTGACTGGTCGTGTCTATCGACTCGTGGATCGAGATGGTGTTGTTTTGGAACAGATCTTCCATTAGCGCTGTGATGCCCTCCGCGACGTCTGTCGTAGCTCTCAAGCACGCTTTGAACGGCCTTGCTGTGAAGCGGCGACCGGCTGTCAACTGAGTGCTTGTGTTGGCGTGCCGCTAATCGCCATCACCCCGCGGGTTCGATCCGCCTTGCGTTGCCATTAAAAAAGGAGGCCTCCTCAGACCTCCTTGGACAAGCAGTTTTCATCCTCTGCTCTGGCCGGGTTCTAACACCCCTTTTTGGGTTGACGCCATCAAATGCTCTGCAGTAGGCGCTCCAACCGAACCAGTTGTATCGTTTGGCTTCTGTAGGCAGAGCGTTGTCCATCGTCCAGCACTGGCGCAACTGGGCTTCCAATCCAAGCCGCAGCACGTGGTGATGGTGATGGAATGGAGTCAATTTCGCTGGGGGAGGAGGTTCCAGGTTTGCGTTCATTGGAGCGGTAGTCCCATGGCAGCATCAGCCCACCGTTGACACTCCACACGCCAAGGCTCTTTATCCGGGCCTCAGTTTCCAGACGCCCGTAGGTCTGCCGGTCGCAGCCACCGATGAACTGCCAGTA includes:
- the blaOXA gene encoding class D beta-lactamase, whose amino-acid sequence is MFEKAGVEGTFVVLDERKNLWRGHNRLRAEQRFSPASTFKIPNSLIALSLGVVANPDELIPYKGDPNPFMREWLAPMGMRGAIKVSNVPLYQELARRIGLQRMQIALQQLRYGNEQIGDDVTTFWLRGPLAISALEQMQFLLGLAKRTLPFPVVAQQQVAEITRIDGAPGWSLHAKTGWQNAPGAGVGWWVGWVQRGDEVTPFALNIAMKGSADAPKREQLGRRSLQLLGVLPVDDQKAAR